A stretch of Coccidioides posadasii str. Silveira chromosome 2, complete sequence DNA encodes these proteins:
- the MTG2 gene encoding GTPase of the mitochondrial inner membrane that associates with the large ribosomal subunit (EggNog:ENOG410PH3Q~COG:B,T~BUSCO:6120at33183), producing MKSMASTTLMPFLYPCLFHGPSKNTAAAVLKARKAFSPLLKQKQFIRSSSFSPDSHIHENPIASDRLNPSPSDYGRFIFQDRCTLRLHTGSGGNGCVSFLREKYISEGPANGGDGGTGGSIYIQAIDGHTSLHKLARRGVIRAGRGRNGKGKLQGGQRGNDVLLQVPVGTVVREIGRHDPVAEKEFELRLLKGRMREEDALRVASSKREQWILYPGAKASDYLTMEFPILPPPRRPSIAAMEPPAPINLDLSQHMDKPMLLVAGAVGGRGNPHFVSKENPRPAFATKGEGGMAVELELELKLLADVGLVGLPNAGKSTLLRSITNSRARIGNWAFTTLSPNIGTVVLDDLTGRPLTHSKPGGKQRSRFTIADIPGLVENAHLDKGLGLGFLRHIERAGIIAFVVDLSAGDAVKALKGLWRELDEYQLLREKQLNMHTETRYRNLGNEPRIIDAYSDDFETDFPSFLQIHRRDLPELEFQPVYTKPWFVVGTKADLPKTQENFSALRTYLSDVEKGVADHPSRRQNAWRKRIYSIPVSAINAGGVTAIPHTVVRLLDEN from the coding sequence ATGAAGTCCATGGCAAGCACAACGTTAATGCCGTTCCTTTACCCTTGTTTATTCCACGGCCCATCGAAAAATACTGCGGCCGCTGTCTTGAAAGCCCGAAAAGCTTTCAGTCCTTTGCTGAAACAAAAGCAGTTCATCAGAAGTTCTTCTTTTTCGCCGGATTCCCACATACACGAAAATCCGATAGCATCAGACCGTCTTAATCCCTCGCCGTCCGATTATGGCCGGTTTATCTTTCAGGATCGATGCACCCTCAGGCTTCACACTGGCTCTGGCGGGAATGGATGCGTCTCGTTTCTCCGGGAGAAATATATCTCGGAAGGGCCCGCCAACGGTGGAGATGGAGGAACTGGAGGAAGTATATACATTCAAGCCATTGACGGACATACTAGTCTTCACAAGCTTGCAAGAAGGGGAGTAATAAGGGCTGGCCGTGGACGAAATGGGAAAGGGAAGCTTCAAGGAGGGCAGCGTGGAAATGACGTGCTTCTACAGGTTCCTGTTGGGACCGTCGTCCGCGAAATTGGACGCCACGACCCAGTGGCAGAAAAAGAGTTCGAATTACGCCTGCTCAAGGGACGAATGCGAGAGGAAGACGCATTGCGTGTTGCATCTTCGAAACGGGAACAGTGGATCCTTTATCCAGGTGCAAAGGCATCTGATTACTTGACGATGGAATTTCCAATCTTACCCCCTCCACGGCGGCCGAGCATTGCGGCAATGGAGCCGCCAGCGCCCATAAATCTTGATCTTTCCCAACACATGGATAAACCAATGTTGCTGGTAGCCGGCGCAGTCGGTGGTCGTGGGAATCCTCATTTTGTTTCAAAGGAAAACCCGCGACCGGCATTCGCCACAAAGGGTGAAGGTGGGATGGCGGTTGAACTGGAGCTGGAGCTAAAGCTACTTGCTGATGTTGGCCTGGTCGGCTTGCCGAATGCTGGGAAGAGCACTCTGCTTCGATCGATCACCAATAGTCGCGCGAGGATAGGGAATTGGGCTTTTACTACTCTGTCGCCGAATATTGGAACCGTTGTCCTGGATGATCTTACGGGACGTCCGCTCACCCACTCCAAACCGGGAGGCAAACAGCGTTCTCGGTTTACCATTGCTGATATACCCGGGTTGGTTGAAAACGCTCATCTTGATAAAGGCCTGGGTCTCGGCTTCCTCCGACACATTGAACGCGCAGGAATCATTGCGTTTGTGGTAGACTTGAGCGCGGGTGATGCCGTAAAAGCACTCAAGGGTTTATGGCGGGAGCTCGATGAATATCAGCTTCTTCGAGAAAAACAGCTGAACATGCATACGGAAACCAGGTACCGAAATCTCGGGAACGAACCACGAATTATTGATGCATACTCGGATGACTTTGAAACAGATTTCCCATCTTTTCTCCAAATACACCGAAGGGATCTCCCGGAGCTTGAGTTTCAACCCGTTTATACAAAGCCCTGGTTCGTTGTCGGCACGAAAGCTGACCTACCGAAAACCCAGGAAAATTTCTCTGCTCTTCGCACTTACCTCTCTGATGTTGAGAAAGGTGTAGCTGACCACCCTTCTCGTCGACAAAACGCGTGGCGAAAACGTATATATTCTATTCCCGTGAGCGCTATAAATGCTGGAGGTGTGACTGCTATTCCGCACACTGTCGTTCGATTGCTAGATGAGAATTAA
- the PPR1 gene encoding Fungal specific transcription factor (EggNog:ENOG410PHRG~COG:K~BUSCO:1099at33183) codes for MLNTARTQLSTSPTRIHSGTKRPYPSDETDVARPCQKAFSHIDRPTQTSPVDSSPVKEQKKAPRNASDIFPSFRSVTACHRCRSRKNRCDQRLPRCHQCEKAGVPCVGFDPITKREIPRSYVHFLESRVIYLEKVLSDNGIEFSPPEPHEGEARSDPAEGGALSSDFTAGGESQQPKRYGSSDTEGPEVAKYGADVQIKDEGRQNENRDDAVDANVAQEDATSRGIDRKRPAPDSSKGLDSLVSKIGLVPVHGASDSRYLGSTSGISFARVVFAAVRSSITTSTSDRGTVRPSSRRASTGQGNAPSSMRDSFFGLQVRPSMNRAPFPDRAIARRLVDLYFEHANPQAPILHRGEFMELFERVYATDEKNRSPGDLYALNIVCAIGAGIIFEVKRDITSSEHGDRREYDPSYSLHPGKPSVPSSNQSQPEEYHASAIVHLEASFSSSSTADGFVGGLEELQAVLLLASFALLRPVAPGLWYIVGVAMRLAIDLGLHHEDGTGLDFVDESITGRKVTGRETAKGGNGEGSKEKPGIHARERGRREWVRDLRRRLWWSVYSFDRLVSTCVGRPFGISDEVITTEFPSLLDDKYITRAGFLTPPSGETPSYKHVSYHYFKLRLLQSEIQQVLQYQQARIARKSGIDRSSDSMRMDVPSPFLQKFDSFRSWRRDVHSRLDAWIQSSPTQRNIGVQFSIEFLELNYWQALTMLYRQSLVVPARLAADLGQTGHAMSPTLTNMEDEEDPDDIYLKVAEAGKMTLRYIIPMCNMAFTCCSKPSCEYKSPAQYLEKFIDWRKALDDVDFTVLGATSVLEDLMGKCPPAEACRDAFEMMSKATVQVCLSTTGFGSSSGRNGTRPALPGKPRQDDRPLLQAPDGQNSNPLSSLNIHPASSSSEIVLDGRMRPGYQPDSNQSRQAPLNRTPALNHMGPSDFPGNYPMGQSSSPIAAGNSFINAQQSIYNTASSPHSLQQQPGFGNPFPTQSPQQAPTAAPLTSLPSCPEQSLLYHPELDFLNCAPRADHEQLYSASTGQETDTFSLPSPFPNSDDPPDTAVDLGFGMTLGLQHDWSNGSGYPFFGDFFFGNGTGGS; via the exons ATGCTGAACACCGCGAGGACCCAGTTGTCCACGTCTCCGACGCGCATCCACAGTGGCACAAAGCGACCTTATCCCTCTGACGAGACAGATGTCGCCCGTCCATGCCAAAAAGCCTTTTCTCACATTGATCGCCCAACTCAAACTTCCCCCGTGGACTCATCACCTGTAaaagagcaaaagaaagCTCCCCGAAACGCCTCAGACATATTCCCTTCGTTTCGCAGCGTAACTGCATGTCATCGCTGCCGCTCTCGCAAAAATCGATGCGATCAACGTCTCCCGCGTTGTCACCAATGTGAGAAGGCGGGGGTTCCTTGTGTCGGATTTGATCCGATAACGAAGCGTGAGATCCCAAGGAGCTATGTACATTTTCTTGAGTCGCGGGTAATATACCTGGAAAAAGTGTTGTCCGATAATGGAATTGAATTCTCACCTCCAGAGCCACATGAGGGGGAAGCGAGAAGCGACCCTGCAGAAGGCGGCGCTCTGAGCTCCGATTTTACTGCTGGCGGGGAGTCGCAGCAGCCCAAGCGATATGGGTCCTCGGACACTGAGGGTCCTGAGGTGGCAAAGTACGGGGCCGATGTTCAAATCAAAGACGAGGGAAGGCAAAATGAAAATCGCGATGATGCTGTGGATGCTAACGTGGCACAAGAAGATGCCACTAGTCGTGGGATAGATCGAAAGCGGCCGGCGCCGGATTCCAGCAAAGGATTAGACAGTTTAGTTTCAAAGATAGGCCTGGTACCGGTCCATGGCGCTTCCGATTCCAGATATCTCGGTTCCACATCTGGCATTTCGTTTGCTCGTGTGGTCTTTGCAGCGGTTAGAAGTTCAATTACGACCAGCACATCAGACCGTGGCACAGTGCGCCCAAGCTCACGGCGGGCGTCCACAGGTCAAGGAAATGCACCAAGCTCAATGAGAGATTCTTTCTTTGGCTTGCAGGTTAGACCATCCATGAACCGTGCGCCGTTTCCCGATCGTGCAATCGCACGGCGTCTCGTGGATCTCTATTTTGAGCATGCGAACCCACAAGCTCCAATCCTCCACAGAGGCGAGTTCATGGAATTGTTCGAACGTGTATATGCAACGGACGAGAAAAATCGCTCGCCGGGCGACCTTTATGCCTTAAATATTGTCTGCGCAATTGGAGCCGGAATTATCTTTGAAGTCAAAAGAGATATAACGTCTTCTGAGCATGGGGACCGGAGAGAATATGACCCATCTTATTCGCTCCATCCTGGGAAACCGAGTGTACCATCTAGTAATCAATCTCAGCCAGAAGAATACCATGCATCTGCGATTGTGCATCTCGAAGCGTCTTTCAGTTCGTCCTCTACTGCCGATGGATTCGTTGGCGGTCTCGAGGAGCTCCAGGCCGTATTATTATTAGCTAGCTTTGCGCTCCTTAGACCCGTTGCACCGGGGCTATGGTATATAGTAGGAGTGGCAATGCGACTGGCAATTGACCTGGGACTACACCATGAAGATGGCACCGGGCTTGATTTCGTTGATGAAAGCATAACGGGCCGCAAGGTGACAGGGAGAGAAACCGCAAAAGGCGGGAATGGCGAAGGCTCCAAAGAGAAGCCCGGAATCCATGCACGAGAGCGTGGAAGGCGGGAATGGGTACGAGACCTACGCCGCCGTTTGTGGTGGAGTGTATACTCCTTTGATCGTCTCGTCAGTACATGTGTTGGAAGACCGTTTGGAATATCGGATGAGGTTATCACGACGGAATTTCCTTCCCTCCTTGACGACAAATATATTACTAGAGCAGGCTTTCTCACGCCGCCTTCTGGGGAAACTCCCAGTTATAAACACGTGTCATATCATTATTTTAAACTGCGTCTGCTGCAGTCGGAAATCCAACAAGTGCTCCAGTATCAGCAGGCAAGAATTGCACGGAAGTCAGGCATAGATCGCAGCAGTGACTCTATGCGGATGGACGTTCCGTCACCTTTTCTCCAGAAGTTTGATTCTTTTCGCTCGTGGCGACGGGATGTCCACAGCAGACTCGATGCCTGGATTCAGTCTTCGCCTACTCAACGAAATATCGGGGTTCAATTTTCCATCGAATTCTTGGAGCTAAACTACTGGCAGGCTCTTACCATGCTCTATAGGCAGAGTCTAGTGGTTCCTGCACGGTTGGCGGCGGATCTGGGTCAGACAGGGCATGCTATGAGCCCAACACTTACGAATATggaagatgaggaggacCCAGATGACATATACCTTAAAGTTGCTGAAGCAGGAAAGATGACGCTTAG GTATATCATTCCTATGTGCAATATGGCATTCACCTGTTGTTCGAAGCCATCTTGTGAGTATAAGTCTCCAGCCCAATATTTGGAAAAATTTATTGACTGGCGTAAGGCCCTTGATGACGTCGATTTTACCGTCCTAGGAGCGACTTCTGTCCTGGAAGACTTGATGGGAAAATGCCCCCCTGCTGAAGCATGTCGAGATGCCTTTGAAATGATGAGCAAGGCGACTGTTCAGGTGTGTTTATCCACAACTGGATTTGGCTCGTCATCTGGCAGGAACGGGACTCGGCCAGCCTTGCCAGGGAAACCCCGTCAGGATGATAGACCATTGCTTCAGGCTCCTGATGGCCAAAACTCAAATCCTCTCTCATCTTTAAATATTCATCCTGCGTCCTCATCCTCAGAAATAGTCTTGGATGGAAGAATGCGCCCCGGATATCAGCCGGATAGTAACCAGAGCCGACAAGCTCCCCTTAACCGTACACCCGCGTTAAATCACATGGGTCCATCGGATTTTCCGGGCAATTACCCTATGGGCCAATCGAGTTCTCCCATTGCAGCTGGAAATTCATTCATCAACGCGCAGCAATCTATTTACAACACTGCTTCTTCTCCCCATTCTCTTCAGCAACAGCCCGGTTTCGGCAACCCTTTCCCAACGCAATCTCCTCAGCAAGCCCCTACCGCCGCTCCTCTTACGAGTCTCCCGTCATGTCCTGAGCAGAGCCTACTTTATCATCCTGAACTTGATTTTCTCAATTGTGCTCCGCGCGCGGACCATGAGCAACTTTATAGTGCCTCAACGGGGCAAGAGACTGACACGTTCTCATTACCATCACCATTTCCAAATAGTGATGACCCGCCTGATACGGCTGTTGATCTTGGCTTCGGAATGACGCTTGGGTTGCAACACGATTGGAGTAATGGCTCTGGATACCCCTTTTTTGGAGACTTCTTTTTCGGCAATGGCACTGGGGGAAGTTAG